The genomic DNA CATTATTTTAAAAATGCAATTTTTCACATGGGTCGGTATGTTAGCGTGTTTGTTTGGGATTGTTTTTTATACGCTTAACGAATATATGACACATCGGTTTTTATTTCACTTAAAGCCACCTAAAAACGTATTTTTATTAAAAATGTTAAGAAGATTACATTATGATCATCACGTGTATCCAGATGATTTAAAACTTTTATTTTTGCCTGTATGGTTTAGTATACCTAGCTTTATTGTATATTTACTTATATCATACGCTATAACAAAAAGTGTTACTGTTACACTTTCATTCGGAATCGGAATGATTATCATGCTTCTTGTTTATGAATGGAAACATTATATTGCACATAAGCCGATTCGTCCCGTTACTAAGTTTGGAAGATGGCTCAAAAAACAGCACATATTACACCATTATAAAAATGAAAAGTTTTGGTTCGGTGTCTCGAATCCAGTATTCGATTTCATATTTGGAACGCTTAAAGATGGGAAAGACGTTGAATTAAGCGAAACAGCTCGTAATTTAGAAAAAGAGAAAAAAACAGAAGTGGTGCAATAAGCTCTACTTCTGTTTTTGTTTTAACGAGAATAAAAGCTTGATTAGTGTGGATTGAAAAGCCAAAAAGTTTATGTTGAGATAGTATATTAAAAACTTAGGGGAATTTGCCGAAAAATGTCTATCGAAAAATCTTTGCAGGAATGTATGGATTGTCTAAAATGAAAATAAGTTTCTGAATATTTATAAAATTTAGTCTTTAGGTATACAAGAGGGAAATGTATTTCTAGTAAGAGAGGGGATCGGAGAATGAAACGAGATGATACTTCAGCACGTAAGTTACAAAATGAGGTGAATTATACCGAAGTTGTTCAGTCAGAAGAATTTCAATTGCTATTAAATACGAAAAAGAAGTTTATCATTCCGATGAGTATTTTCTTCTTAAGTTTTTTTATTGCGTTACCTATTTTAACATCGTATTCAAAGGTGCTCAATACACCGGCATTTGGTGATGTTACGTGGGCGTGGGTATTTGCGTTTGCGCAATTTATTATGACGTGGGCTTTATGTATGATTTATAGCAAAAAGGCGGAATCCTTTGATGAAATCTCGCAAAAAATTCTACAAGATATGCAAAAAGGGAGGGGCTGAACTTGAATACGACTGCGTTTGCACTATTTTTAATTATTGTTCTTGGTACACTCGTCATAACTTATTTTGCATCGAAAAAAACGAAAAATGCGAGTGAGTTTTATACGGCTGGAGGGGGATTAACTGGTTGGCAAAATGGTCTGGCCATTGCGGGAGATTATATGTCTGCTGCATCATTTCTTGGTATAGCTGGAGCGATAGCGTTAACTGGGTTTGATGGATTCTTTTATAGTATCGGCTTTTTAGTTGCTTATTTAGTTGTTCTATACCTTGTCGCAGAACCGCTTAGAAATTTAGGAAAGTACACGTTAGCGGATATGATTGCGGCACGTTTTGATGCGAAAAAAGTTCGTGGAGTTGCAGCGCTTAATACGATGACGATTTCAATTTTTTATATGATTGCACAATTAGTTGGTGCGGGTGCACTTATTAAACTATTATTAGGTATTGAATATACAACATCTGTATTAATCGTCGGCACACTTATGACTGTGTATGTTATTTTTGGAGGAATGACAGCTACGAGCTGGGTTCAAATTGTAAAGGCTGTACTACTTATGGCTGGTACATTTATTATTTCTGTTATTGTTTTTTCAAAATTTAATTTCAGTGTGACTGAAATGTTCGCTCAAATGAAAACAGCTACGCCGTTAAAAGATTCGTTTTTAAATCCAGGAGTAAAGTATAAAGATGGTCTTGATACGCTTTCTTTAAATTTAGGACTAGTCCTGGGTACTGCAGGATTACCACATATTCTTGTTCGCTTTTTTACAGTACGTGATGCAAAAACAGCACGTCAATCTGTTGTATACGCTACGTGGTTAATTGGTGCATTTTATATTATGACAATTTTCTTAGGGTTTGGAGCAGCGGCGTTTGTAGGAAATGAGGCGATTATTAAAGCAAACCCTGCTGGTAATATGGCAGCACCTTTATTAGCTAAAGCGTTAGGTGGAGATTTCTTATTTGCTTTCGTATCAGCCATTGCCTTTGCAACAATTTTAGCTGTAGTGGCAGGACTTGTATTAACAGCAGCATCAGCATTCGCACATGATTTTTATAATGAGATTCTTCGTAAAGGAAAATCAACGGAAAAAGAGCAAGTATCCATGGCTCGTTATGCGTCTATTGGAGTAGCGGTATTGTCTATTATACTAGCGTTATTTGCCCAAACATTAAATGTAGCATTTTTAGTTTCGTTAGCATTTGCAGTTGCAGCGAGTGCAAATCTACCAGTTATATTATTCACAATATATTGGAAACGCTTCAATACAACAGGTGCCATCTCTGGTATGATTGTTGGTCTTGTATCAGCTATTGTTCTTGTAGCGTTAAGTCCAAATGTTTGGAACCCTGTAGCTGGAAAAGCTATATTTGTTGGGGAAGCGATATTCCCATATACGACACCTGGAATTATTTCGATCCCGCTCGGATTCCTGGCAGCATATTTAGGAACCGTTTTATCTAGTAAGAAAGAAGATGAAGCGAAATTTGATGAAATTCTTGTGAAATCTAATACTGGTCATGGTATTAGCGATGCATCCTCGCATTAAAAAAGAGGAGCTTTTCGATAGATAAGAAAAGCTCCTTTTTCATGTAAATATTACTGTATTGTTAGTAGGATTTTGTCTTAATTTTGTGGAATGAAAATAAGCAGGGAGAAATTTAAATCATCATGGCACCAGTGCAGCTTTTGTGAAAAATAAGTTGTTATGGAAGGTGGAAGAAATGATGAAAACGAAACAGACTGATGAGTTATTAGCAAAAGACGAGCAATATGTTTGGCACGGAATGCGTCCCTTTAGTCCAAATAGTACAATGGTAGGGGCAAAAGCAGAAGGGTGCTGGGTTGAAGATATACAGGGGAAAAGATATTTAGATGGAATGAGTGGTCTTTGGTGTGTGAATAGTGGATATGGAAGAAAAGAACTCGCAGAGGCGGCATATAAGCAATTACAAACATTATCATACTTTCCGATGTCACAATCGCATGAACCGGCTATAAAGCTTGCAGAAAAATTAAATGAGTGGCTTGGAGGAGAGTATGTTATTTTCTTCTCTAATAGTGGTTCGGAAGCGAACGAAACAGCTTTTAAAATAGCAAGGCAATACTATGCGCAAAAAGGTGAACCACATCGTTATAAATTTATGTCACGTTACCGCGGGTATCATGGAAATACAATGGCAACGATGGCAGCGACGGGACAAGCACAGCGTAGATATCAATATGAGCCATTTGCTTCAGGATTTTTACATGTAACGCCGCCAGATTGTTATCGTATGCCTGGAATAGAAAGAGAGAACATTTATGATGTGGAATGTGTAAAAGAAGTAGACCGTGTCATGACATGGGAATTAAGTGAAACGATTGCAGCTTTTATTATGGAACCAATTATTACGGGCGGGGGCATTTTAATGCCGCCACAAGACTATATGAAAGCTGTTCATGAAACGTGTCAAAAACACGGTGCACTACTTATTAGTGATGAAGTGATTTGCGGTTTCGGACGTACAGGAAAAGCATTTGGATTTATGAATTATGATGTGAAGCCAGATATTATTACAATGGCAAAAGGGATTACAAGCGCATATTTACCGTTATCAGCGACAGCTGTGAAAAAAGAAATATATGAAGCATTTAAAGGCAAGGGAGAATATGAATTCTTCCGTCATATTAATACTTTTGGTGGGAACCCAGCAGCTTGTGCATTAGCACTTAAAAACTTAGAGATTATGGAAAATGAAAATTTAATTGAGCGATCTGCACAAATGGGCTCGCTTTTATTAGAGCAATTAAAAGAAGAAATTGGAGAGCATCGACTTGTTGGGGATATTAGAGGAAAAGGTCTACTAGTTGGAATTGAACTAGTAAACGATAAAGAGACGAAAGAGCCAATTGATAATGATAAAATCGCAAGTGTTGTAAATGCTTGTAAAGAAAAAGGGTTAATTATAGGACGAAACGGTATGACAACAGCAGGATATAATAACGTCTTAACATTAGCGCCGCCTCTTGTTATTTCAAGTGTAGAGATTGCTTTCGTTGTTGGAACGTTGAAGACAGCGATGGAGCGCATTTAATGAATCGAGCGAGCTGTAATATACAGCTCGCTTTTATTTATTATGTGAAATCTGATAATTTTTTTTAGGGAGGGGAATTTTATGACAAAATATGATCCTAGTCAACATTATCAAATCGGATATTATGAAGATGGATATGATTTGGAACTGACAGCGTACAAAAGAATACATGAACTAATTTGGGATGCTTATATTCCTCGCTATGAGGTAGACGATTTTTATAAGAAAGTGGAGGAAATGAAGTTAGGTGAATATATAGATGATTATGGCATTATGGTGTATTCATTTCGTAATGATATTGATGATGAAGAAGCACGAATTATTTTTGAAAAATGGTTAAAAAAGAACGGGATTGTTTAAAGATATAATAAAAAGGAGATTGCTATCTTATAAGATAGCAATCTCCTTTTATTATATGAAACTTATTTACTTGCTTTCATTGCTTTATCTTTTGCACCAAAAGTGTATTTTAACATTGGTGGTGTAATCATTGTAGTTAAAATAACGACAATAACGATAGCTGTAAAGTAATCTTGTGCTAGTAGACCTGAAGAAAGTCCTGTTCCTGCGATGATAAGTGCAACTTCACCACGAGAAACCATTCCAGCACCGATAATTGCAGAAGACTTAGCGTCAAATCCAGTCATTCGTGCTCCAAATCCACAACCAATTAGTTTCGTTAATACAGCGATTATTGTTAATGCTAAGATGAACCAAATTTGATTGCCAATACCGTCAAATGTAATATTCATACCGATACTTACGAAGAACACGGGAACGAACATAGCGTAAGCAATTGGTTCTACTTTCTTTTCTACTTCATGTTTGTAGTTCGTTTGAGAAATAGCGATACCAGCTGCGAAAGCACCAATAATACCAGCAATTCCTAATAGTTCGCCGAAATATGCGAATGAGAAACAGATGATAAGAGCCGCACTCACGATAGACTCAGATACGCGTAGTGGTGATAACCAGCGCATGATCGCAGGAACACCTTTCCATCCGATTAAAATAATAGAAGCGAAGAATACAACTTTCTTCAAGATAACCATTGTTAAGTTAACATCGTCTGTACCTAAGAAGCTCATTGCAAATGCTAATAAAATAACAACAAGAATGTCATCAAATACAGCAGCACCAAGCATCGTTGTACTTTCACGTGTTTTCATCTTTCCTAAATCGCGAAGTGTTTGTACGGAAATACTAACACTTGTCGCACATAGAAGTAATCCTAAAAATACAGCATTTCCTTGTTCCATTCCCATAACAAGACCAGAAACATAACCACCTACGAATGGAAGAATAATACCTCCAAGTGCAACAGCTAAAGAAGAATTACGATTTGCGTTTAATTCTTCTAAGTCTGTTTCAAGTCCTGCCATAAACATTAAAAGAATAACACCGACATTACTTAATTGTGTTAAAAGCTCTGAATTTTCAATCCAACCTAATACAGCTGGACCGATAACGATACCGACAATTAATTTACCTAGTACAGAAGGTTGACCTAATCTAACACTAAGATCACCAGCAAGCTTTGTACTTAATAAAATAAGTGCAATTTGAAAGAAAAATTCGAATTCCATCGGATCCTCTCCTCATCATTTTTATTTTTATCATACGATTTCTCGGAATTTGCCTAATGAAAATATGTAAAACCCATTAAACAAAGGGTCTAATTACAAGTTCTTTTGAACTCGTAATTTGAACCTGTAATTAATATATAATAGATTTTACAAAAAATCAATGAAAAAATGGGAGCTTTTTGAGGAAGAAGCTGTGCTATTGGGGATATAGGTATAAGAGTAGCGTGTGAATTTTATATTTATGAAATAGTATGAAGTTCTTTTCCATTACAAATAATAAAGCCTAAATACGATTTCACGAATTATAACTGTGAAAGGGAGGACTTATAATTTGAAGTCATTAAAAAACAACTTGTCTATTGTTGCTTTAGGTGGAGTAAATGAAATAGGGAAAAATATGTATGCTATTCAATATGAAAATGATATTGTCGTTATTGATTGTGGATCTAAATTTCCAGATGAAAGTTTATTAGGAATTGATTTAATAATTCCAGACATCACATACTTGCAAGAGAATAAAGAAAAAATTCGCGGGTTAGTAGTGACACATGGGCATGAGGACCATATTGGCGGAATACCATATTTTTTAAAACAACTAAACGTACCAATCTATGCGACAAAGTTAACACTGGGTTTAATTGAAATTAAATTAAAGGAACATAATCTTCAAGATGATACAGCATTAATCGTTATTCATTCAGAATCAGAAATTGATTTTGCTTCTATTAAGACGACTTTTTTTAAAACGAATCATAGTATTCCAGATTGTCTCGGTATTGCTTTCCATACACCAGAAGGTACTGTAGTACATACAGGTGATTTTAAATTTGATTTAACACCAGTAAATAATCAACATCCTGATATTCATAAAATGGCTAAAATAGGTAGTGAAGGTGTGCTAGCTTTACTATCTGAAAGTACAAATGCAGAACGACCAGGCTTTACTCCATCAGAGAGATCGGTAGGGGAACGGATAGAGGAAATATTTATGAAAGCAAATCGAAAAGTAATTATTTCTACATTTGCTTCTAATGTGAATCGTGTTCAGCAAATAGTTGAAGCTTGTATAAGAACAAATCGAAAACTGGCTTTGCTCGGTAGAAGTATGGTAAATGTAGTAGAAGTTGCTCTAGAGAAAGGGTATTTACATATTCCAGACGGTATGTTAATTGAAGCGAGTGAGGTAAATCGTTTAGATCCAATGCAGGTCGCAATACTTTGTACAGGAAGCCAAGGAGAACCAATGGCAGCTTTAGCGCGTTTAGCAAGTGGAAACTATAGACAAGTTGATGTATTACCAGAAGATACGGTTATTATAGCCGCGACTCCTATTCCAGGAAATGAACGTAACGTTTCGAGAATTATTGATAATCTATTTGCTTTAGGAGCCAAAGTGATTTATGGATCCGGTAGTTCTACTGGAGTCCATGTATCTGGTCATGCGTATCAAGAAGAACTGAAATTAATGCTCACATTAATGAAGCCGAAATATTTTATTCCCATTCATGGAGAGTTCAGAATGCTACATCACCATAGTTTATTAGCAGAATCAATTGGTGTTGAAAAAGAAAATATATTTATCGTTCGTAATGGGGATGTTGTAGATATAAGTAACGAAGTGGCAATTCAATCTAGAAAAATACAGGCAGGAAATATATATGTAGATGGATTAGGAATTGGTGATGTTGGAAATGCCTTATTACGTGATCGTAAACAACTTTCAGAAGATGGAATGCTCGTAATAGTTATTACTTTTAATAAAGTGGATGGAGAAATAATTTCAGGTCCTGATATTATTTCTCGTGGATTTGTATATGTTCGTGATTCAGAAGAATTTTTGAAGGAATTAAATAAATTAGCTGTTAGTACGATTAATAATTTAAAGAAAGAGAAAGTGAATAGCTGGGGTATTTTGAAAAGAGAAGTAAGAGAAGCTTTAGGGAAGTATATATATACGAATACGAAAAGAAAGCCGATGATTCTTCCTATAATAATAGAGGTTTAATAATGAATAAAAAGAATTCTCGTATGGGAATTCTTTTTTGTTTTGAAGACAAAATGAACATATAATGAAATAAATAGAAATTGGAAGGGAATAAAAGATGTTATTAAATAAACGCTTTACAATTGGAGAAATGGCAAAAATGCATAATATAGCGGAATCTACTTTACGTTATTATGATGAAAAAGGAATTTTTCATCCGTCCATTGTGGACCCGCAAACGAATTATCGCTATTACACAATCGATCAGTTCTCACTATTAGATACGATTAAATTTTTACGTCAATTAAATATTCCATTAAAGGAAATTAAGAAATATATTGATGAAAGAAACCCAGCATACGCACTCAATTTACTGGAAAAACAACAAGAAATGATGTTAAAAAAACAAAGAGAGATTGAGTATGCTTTGGCGAAAATGGAGCATAGAATTCATTTAATTAAGGAAGCAACAAAAGCGAAAGCTGAACAAATGGTAATTAAAGAGATACCACAGCGGAAAATTACAGCAATCGCAGTTGCCCCAAATACGACGGATGATATGTTTGAGTACTATATTCATTCGTTGCAAAAAAATATGAGGCAAATGGATGATAGCTTATTTTCTGGAGATATCGGTGTAACCGTTGCAAAAAAAGGATTAATGCAAAAGGAGTTTCAAGCGTATAGTAGCGTGTTTATTCTTTTGGATTATATGCCGTATGAAGTGCATAATTCAGATGAGATTAAGGAAGGTTTATATGCTTGTTCTTATCATCATGGACCTTATGAAGAAACAGATGCAACGTACAAGGAATTACTTGCATACATTGATCAAGAAGGATACGAAGTAAGTGGAGATGCGATTGAGATTGCATTAATTGATTGGTCTGTAACAGAAAATCCAGATGAGCAAGTAACGGAAATTCAAATTCCTATAATGAAAAAACAAAGCAATAAGTTGTAGAACTCCTATAATTACAAATTGGCATTTAACACGATAATTAAGTTACCTATTTTTTAATTCTCTCTTGACCTTCAAGTTACTTGAAGGTTTAAACTGTGAACAGAGCGTTGAAAAAAGGAGCATAATAGTATGGAAGTAACAGAAAAATTAAGAGAAAAACCAATTAAAAGTTTATTTATTTCTTATTTAATACCAGCTGTTCTCGGGATGGTATTAATGTCAGTTAATATTGTAATTGACGCGGTTATGATTAGTAGGGGAGTTGGAGCAAACGGTTTAGCAGGAGTAAACGTCGCTATTCCAGCGTTTTCAATTTTCTTCTCTATTTCATTATGGATTGGAATGGGCGGGGCAACGTTATATTCTATTGCACTAGGTGAAAATAAAATAGAAAGAGCAAGGTCTATTTTTACTCAATCTATGACGGTAGCAGTAATTATCGTAGGTATTTTAGCAGCGATTTGTTTATGGAGAATAGAAGATTTAGCATACTTATTCGGTGCGAATGAAGTGATTTTACCGTATGCGTTAGACTATTTACACGTGTTATTAACATTTGGGATGATATACGTTTTAGAAAATATTTTAAGTACATTTATACGAAATGATGGAAATCCTAATTTAGCAATGGCAGGTCTTGTTGTAACGGCTGTATTAAACATAATGTTTGACTATATCTTTATTTTTATTTTTGGATGGGGCGTAACAGGTGCTGCTTCAGCAACTATTCTTTCGGCAGCGATTGGTTTCCTTGTATTATTAACTCATTTCTTTAGAAAAAGTAGTATTTTAAAGTGGACGAAATTCCATTTTGAATGGGATACGATTAAACAAATTATGATAATAGGTTTTCCGAGCTTTATAACAGAAAGTACGGTGGCAATCGTGACGATTGGTTTTAATATAGCATTCGTCCAATATGCAGGAGAAGTAGGAGTAGCTTCCTATGCGATGGTCAATAGCATTCATGCGATGACATTACTATTATTCTTCGGTGTAGGTGCTGCATTGCAACCAATTGCTAGTTTCCATTACGGTGCAAATTTATCAGAAAGATTGCGTGAAGGATTACAGTTTGCTGTGAAAATTGCAGTTGTACTTGGGGGCGTTGCGATAATTGTCGGATTATTCTTCGGGAAATATATTATTGGTCTATTTGATGTCCAATCTCCAGAATTATTGGAGTTAACATTAACAGGTATTAGTTTGTTCTTTATCCAATACGTATTTTTAGGCTATAACATTGTGTATGGAGAGTACTTCCAATCAGTGCGACAAACGAAAAAATCCGCGCTTATTATAATGAGCCGAGGGTTACTATTTGTTATTCCATTGTTATGGATTATGCCAAAGTTATTTGGAATAAACGGAATTTGGCTCGTTATGCCAGTAGCGGAAGTAATAACAGCGATTATCCTATTTACGATGAATCGTATGAAACATCCTGTTCCATTAAACATGGCGGGAGAGAAGGAAGTAATATAATGAAGAAAATCCCCTTAAGCAATTAAGGGGATTTTCTATTCTTTTAAACTAATTGCAAAAGATCCATCTATTTCTTGAACAGAAGCAAAGGCAACGTTTTTAATATTTGTAATTCCTTTTTCTTTTAACTCTTTATATAACCACTGTTTGTCCTTATGAATTAACTTTAAGTTATCGTATTGAATTTGTGAATCAACGATAAGGGCAATTGGTAATCCAGCATATTTAACATCTATGTTCAAATCTTTTGGAGTTAATGGTACAAGTTCACGCTTTGGCAAAATACTAATGGCTCCATTTGCTTCTAAAATAGCATATTCAATTTCGTGAACACTCGGGTATCCTGCAACGCGAAGGTTAGAAAGTAGTTCAGCAATGGGATATCTACTTTTTTGTAGGTTCTCAAAAATAATGTCACCATGTTTAATTAAAATGATAGGGTGTCCAAGAATAAAACGATTTAGTTTGTTGAATAGGCTTAATTTTGTAAGGATTAAATGCAAACATGTAATAACGACCATACCAAGAAAAGCTTGCAAAGCACCAGAGACTGGTATGGCTTGAAAAGCTAAATAAGATAAAAAGATAATAGCACCAAAATCATGAGGAGTTAGTTGTGCTAAAGCAGATTTACCGAGCATCTTAAGTGATAATAAAAATAAGATAAAAAAGAATGATACGTTACATAAAAAGAGAAGCAATAGGGACACTCCTTCGTGCAAAGTTGTACTTACTGTTCCCGAAAGGAATATAAATATTACTTTCTAGAGGATAAATTAGGGTGAATTGGAATTTGTCTGTATACAAACAAATAAATGGATATTATGATGAAAGAAGCAAAAAACATAGGAGTATACAGATATGAAAAAGAAGAAAATAATTAAATATATTATAGCAATCATAATGGTTTGCGCTGTTTATGCGGGATTTTTACAATATAACATTTATAAGCATGGGCATATGAATGCCACCTACGATGCGGATTATATAATTGTGTTAGGCTCGAAAGTAAACGGGACGAAACCATCTTACTCATTGCAATATCGTATTGATAAAGCAGCTGAGTATTTAAAATCACATGAGAAAACAATCGCTATTGTGTCTGGAGGGAAAGGAAAAGGAGAAGATATTTCAGAAGCATTAGCAATGAAAAATGGATTAATGAAACTAAAAATTGCAGAAGACCGCATTATAATGGAAGATAAGTCAACGAGTACAGATGAGAATATTAAATACTCAAAACCTTTAATTCCGGACAATATGAAAAAAGGAATGATCGTAACAAACGATTTCCATATGTTTAGAGCGAAAAAAATAGCAGCAAAACAAGGTTTACAATTAGAAGGGCTATCAGCCGAAACGCCGAGGCGAATTGTCATTTCATCGAATATACGAGAGTATTTAGCCATTACGCAATATTGGTTTATGAATCGAATATAGAGAAAAGTAATCCCGTCTGGAAGTCCAGGCGGGATTATTTTTGAGGGAAATCTTACAAATATGTCATGTTCATGAAAGGTAAAGCGATAGTTTCTGGAATAGATTCCTGACATAATGAAGATAACAAAAACTATTTAGAGGTGAATCGGATGAAAGGAAATAATATATTATCTTCACTATGTTACTTTAGTATCTTTTTTGCACCATTTTTACTACCAATTATCGTGTACTTCGTTGCAGAGGATGAAGTGAAATACCACGCGAAAAAAGCATTTTGGTCACATATTTTCCCGTACGCAATTTTATTCGGAGGATTAGCGATATCAGGAATATACGGTTTAGGATTCAATCAATCTGACGGTGCTGGAATTGGAATGATGATCACATATGCAGTGTTCATTCTTGTAGGAATTTACTACTTCATTTGGAATATCGTAAAAGGTATTAAAGTTTTGAAAACGGCGTAATAAGATAAGAAATAATATGATGTGAATCTGTCGTTATTTGTCGGTAAGTCGATATCCCTTGTCGAATCGTTGATATATTCGAAAAATCGTTGATATAGTGTAAGGAACCGTTGATATAATTTCATTTACCGTATTGATAAACGTTTTAAAAAAGAGCATTTTAAAAAGAATTGCTCTTTTTGTGCTTATAAGTTGTGAATATTGAAAAAGATGTGTTAATTTTTCATTATGA from Bacillus basilensis includes the following:
- a CDS encoding DUF421 domain-containing protein; its protein translation is MLLFLCNVSFFFILFLLSLKMLGKSALAQLTPHDFGAIIFLSYLAFQAIPVSGALQAFLGMVVITCLHLILTKLSLFNKLNRFILGHPIILIKHGDIIFENLQKSRYPIAELLSNLRVAGYPSVHEIEYAILEANGAISILPKRELVPLTPKDLNIDVKYAGLPIALIVDSQIQYDNLKLIHKDKQWLYKELKEKGITNIKNVAFASVQEIDGSFAISLKE
- a CDS encoding YdcF family protein, which produces MKKKKIIKYIIAIIMVCAVYAGFLQYNIYKHGHMNATYDADYIIVLGSKVNGTKPSYSLQYRIDKAAEYLKSHEKTIAIVSGGKGKGEDISEALAMKNGLMKLKIAEDRIIMEDKSTSTDENIKYSKPLIPDNMKKGMIVTNDFHMFRAKKIAAKQGLQLEGLSAETPRRIVISSNIREYLAITQYWFMNRI
- a CDS encoding DUF4870 domain-containing protein translates to MKGNNILSSLCYFSIFFAPFLLPIIVYFVAEDEVKYHAKKAFWSHIFPYAILFGGLAISGIYGLGFNQSDGAGIGMMITYAVFILVGIYYFIWNIVKGIKVLKTA